Proteins from a genomic interval of Nitrospina gracilis Nb-211:
- a CDS encoding MrcB family domain-containing protein: protein MNLRECIEEVLNNYLDAKEEPFPKHPLAKFIRKEFPLAIGGLISNTEPYLIKGLAGQGRWSRCPGVVILDTLITETAHKGFYPVYLFKGDMSGVYLSLNQGVTEIREKYKKNPKEVLEIKAKDFRAQIGSNPNTFPEIAIDLTIKNSGDLAAFYEKGNIFAKYYPKNYLPSNEQFEKDLINILKHYEALIQNQAQGEERFQNDDIYIGLEKEDLTKFKFHWGIERPSRLTKKAKKIHGYICQACGFDFKKYYGELGEKYIEAHHLTPISQLKGKIVDRDPRKDFAVLCSNCHRMIHRTENPADLAAFKACIKK from the coding sequence ATGAATTTACGAGAATGCATCGAGGAGGTTTTAAATAATTATTTAGACGCAAAAGAAGAGCCCTTTCCCAAGCATCCCTTGGCTAAATTTATTCGAAAAGAATTTCCCCTTGCAATCGGAGGATTAATTTCAAATACAGAACCTTATTTAATTAAGGGGTTGGCAGGCCAAGGGAGATGGTCACGCTGTCCTGGAGTGGTTATTTTAGACACCCTGATAACGGAGACAGCTCATAAAGGGTTTTACCCAGTTTATCTATTTAAAGGAGATATGTCCGGGGTCTATTTATCCTTAAACCAGGGTGTTACGGAAATTAGGGAAAAATATAAGAAAAACCCAAAAGAAGTATTAGAAATAAAAGCAAAGGATTTTCGAGCTCAAATCGGTTCAAATCCAAATACTTTTCCAGAAATTGCTATAGATCTCACAATTAAAAACTCAGGAGACCTTGCGGCTTTTTATGAAAAAGGGAATATTTTTGCAAAATACTATCCAAAGAATTATCTGCCTTCTAATGAGCAATTTGAAAAGGACCTCATTAATATTTTGAAGCATTATGAAGCTTTAATTCAAAATCAAGCCCAAGGGGAGGAGCGATTCCAAAATGATGACATTTATATTGGATTGGAGAAGGAAGATTTAACTAAATTCAAATTCCACTGGGGGATAGAGAGGCCTTCTAGGCTTACTAAAAAAGCAAAAAAAATTCACGGTTATATTTGCCAGGCCTGTGGCTTTGATTTTAAAAAATATTACGGTGAATTAGGGGAAAAGTATATTGAGGCCCATCATTTAACCCCAATTTCCCAATTGAAGGGAAAAATCGTAGATCGAGACCCTAGAAAAGATTTTGCAGTTCTTTGTTCAAATTGTCATCGAATGATTCATAGGACAGAAAACCCCGCCGATTTAGCTGCATTTAAGGCCTGTATAAAAAAGTAA
- a CDS encoding glycosyltransferase family 4 protein: MRILLLNRFYPGGQTTFVDTLAASLRKLGHEPLVAYLSPISFPRYSHIFRAAHQAGVPVFIANRFDQLVSQIRRFKPDIVHAHSSTTWSLAKKIAKAANAGFVLTAHGVGLDQLPYRKLLEAADAILAPGPTTANSITSIDADKLHVIRLGVDLDHYRAVKPSSAVRLGYVGRVDPSRLPGFLALAEAAKRLNLEMVLIGSGPRPLIPRHVKYLGWFMDPRPPMQRLTFIAGIGQSLREGMATGAIGLILGRAYHGLVHPPTLRTLAGQKTLDFSILPEVSGRHAIADAIVRDLHPVLNEPERIASLRKLNREFALEHFNVLNKTLEHVAIYERVLKNKPAGKKRFFPNLRERGDLGTQVPPPQGIPLFPIDPVYPETGDPVYPPFDPVYDPVYDPVYEPIYPDYLDYEDYIYTDKPPPDDHQCKVELTLNEDYLCLGEEGSAEAEIKKGAGALNWTVGSELRILTGQGTEKITYRAVKPGCPTVKVTLDTGKKKCSDQDTLSVPEPGVALGTLESVESVGILGHPPSIVLHTPVVSGSEDELGLLSNIQGTSLANFEGRFTVSGQVVDPLGVEKLILRIEGTSGLEFAEDEIELAADGAFLFEVTLKGIRSHTLQLSVTGHTGAQAIQILTGTVRYPSDYWSLLDDIDHRMEQEKQQWLDRVEDYMQTGSQFDEATLNTLHQELETALDPIRNDKETGVRNLMDSFAAFWTAGESRPLPAVLPDTARYRLTAIDCTAPPAETGTVENVPFVLSNNGGELVSIDPEAFCVLSRYGFWPDSQQSPPGRVKDHVFRLENEVDHDPHLNAAYPDCPFEIPLFRVSVTGEPYCFLSYERNPDTGEPQGVRNLEHEFEAAVTGDGAGDVRRFAWEVIYGPKLGGIVIDPYGSKQEKARVRAFKPGEYVIAARAITDHENPLAMGTFRFQAVEVGFELSSDALGDEDPHATEQDTAPVLSLDQRVLDVSGHVDFKLEGGRHTRWTQFVFRPVINWRGRGAAGPHRENDAFSTQYSLGRDPSERIRVEGTVESISYYGSNGPIDVSRLNLTRTIDDIQLRPGEADKVEARLQYPGRPRSNEWVEIHEFTSNGRDVYNDPAANSAANSWGKFAMDWSRFKADAPDRIERLGISLRVHDRFGNLLPVGTPINADLFGDGSLGLGSRAGARDEAEINEHGTAHFQYEPGEGTDSGQSVLKSLIKFTIGNKVFFLGDKLAAAQFELIPIHGESDLRPRGITSLTSNERFSIDVRVYLDQQGQQVNLPAGTEVHLRVSDGSVQDKNNKFGPNAVVELNGQGRARITLTPVCYNADGSRNILKFDAWGRANLHVAVGGGAAMFEVDYDSVRSIERRLRLLFAGMPFVEQRTFQWVARPADVLGTPVTAPGANDPVEVHGAANKTGLIELRQRLQVKNIVHFSLSGTADSNPNPSFNNLAPADPQLPFTSTLETQGLTPGIYGHTSLSTRLAPPLGTDTAALRVTPGVVGTHMGTALGAYRYGASMPASPGFEFSIILRGDPRCICECIKIEGSRANGDRLPEKGFLKLSFVDNDQVITHVKVEFEAEGCRGLGRARMRRFVKSVPTRQWIAVKVQVEPNMQENKTYVRMTFGRGAGAQTYVREISGFNFLPGPVYHMSVGIPDRGACWLHEFKYSYLQSDTLNFVRQDGMRTPWVVTHFDGSVQRYQVDRQTPQTDYEFHNNPIAPWGKMTFGYCDSTDWESADIAALSPEAVRVFHYVSDLANGVLFGESRTVVGFAGDFGAGMLGWGDLRDIIKNLAYCVPGGREPDWKVFWLSVLGLGLDVAQFFTAGAAAAPNAVVAVIKQLMSLARRLATPESMRVARYIGYYARKLLVEMHGIRIGQAVQVGVTINELSGLKRLLGEDFIEFFFEGMDNHLNEIMGHFQGVPYPGPPDFNTTPAALALAGATPAINDALRTVTTRIEILAKMFNPAIFSAEHIQELCGFFRRLRGTTNVRDEKLLRMLETVYDSDVAGSSSAMKWNIHLRGPNQRLRANIILGQSMGFLSRFMEDAAPKISPTALRGLMAFTAASGPHRAVKLIKNFCPDGKITKELIEVLQDCDHARRLVQDLRPLDFAGNPMTLEANDRLRILHDLWSGLAARSPQRKPRWRNINGVLGELKTLRRFGERIRYVSPLGLNAAGRPLKLQDFLFSPEHAIEVKSVMSGRDLFMKIARMKRQITRWVRINHQRHRINTGSGGGPQLPVVSELTYILVIPKASRRRATVIERELRDHINALFDIYDDSPVVPLLNLETIRR, from the coding sequence ATGCGAATTTTGCTTTTGAACCGGTTTTATCCCGGCGGGCAGACAACGTTTGTCGACACCCTCGCCGCCTCCCTGCGGAAGCTGGGTCATGAGCCGCTGGTGGCTTACTTGTCTCCCATCTCCTTCCCCCGGTATTCCCATATCTTCCGCGCGGCGCACCAGGCGGGGGTTCCGGTTTTCATCGCAAACCGGTTCGATCAGCTGGTGTCCCAGATCCGCCGCTTCAAACCGGACATTGTGCACGCGCATTCCTCCACCACCTGGAGTCTCGCCAAAAAAATTGCGAAAGCGGCGAACGCGGGCTTTGTGCTCACCGCCCACGGCGTGGGGCTCGACCAGCTTCCCTACCGCAAATTGCTGGAGGCGGCGGATGCGATATTGGCTCCGGGACCGACCACGGCGAACTCGATCACCAGCATCGACGCGGACAAGCTGCACGTCATCCGTCTGGGTGTGGACCTCGATCATTACCGGGCCGTGAAACCGTCTTCGGCTGTGCGGCTCGGTTACGTGGGCCGTGTCGATCCCTCGCGTCTGCCGGGATTTCTGGCGCTGGCCGAGGCGGCGAAACGTTTGAACCTGGAGATGGTGCTGATCGGGTCCGGTCCGCGGCCGTTGATCCCGCGCCATGTCAAGTACCTCGGCTGGTTCATGGATCCCCGGCCCCCCATGCAGAGATTGACGTTCATCGCGGGCATTGGCCAGTCCCTGCGCGAAGGCATGGCGACGGGCGCCATCGGCCTGATCCTCGGCCGCGCCTACCACGGCCTGGTGCATCCACCCACACTGCGCACGCTCGCCGGGCAGAAGACGCTGGACTTTTCGATACTGCCCGAGGTTTCCGGACGGCATGCCATCGCCGACGCCATCGTGCGCGACCTGCACCCGGTGCTCAATGAACCGGAGAGAATCGCGTCGCTTCGCAAACTGAACCGGGAGTTTGCGCTGGAACACTTCAACGTCCTCAACAAGACGCTGGAGCACGTCGCCATTTATGAGCGGGTGCTGAAAAACAAACCGGCCGGCAAAAAACGTTTTTTCCCGAATCTGCGTGAACGCGGCGATCTCGGCACGCAGGTGCCACCGCCGCAGGGCATTCCGCTGTTTCCCATCGATCCGGTGTACCCGGAAACAGGCGATCCGGTTTACCCGCCGTTCGATCCGGTGTACGACCCGGTTTACGATCCCGTTTACGAGCCGATTTACCCGGACTATCTGGATTACGAAGACTATATCTACACGGACAAGCCTCCGCCCGACGACCATCAGTGCAAGGTCGAGCTGACTTTGAATGAAGACTACCTGTGCCTGGGTGAAGAAGGCTCGGCGGAGGCGGAAATCAAAAAGGGCGCCGGCGCTCTGAACTGGACCGTCGGATCCGAACTGCGGATTCTGACGGGGCAGGGTACGGAAAAGATCACTTACCGTGCCGTCAAGCCGGGATGCCCGACGGTCAAGGTCACATTGGATACGGGCAAGAAGAAGTGTTCGGACCAGGACACGCTTTCGGTGCCGGAACCCGGTGTCGCTCTCGGCACACTCGAATCGGTGGAGAGCGTGGGTATTCTGGGCCATCCTCCTTCCATCGTATTGCACACCCCTGTGGTCTCCGGCAGTGAAGACGAGCTGGGACTTCTCAGCAACATCCAGGGAACCAGTCTGGCAAACTTTGAGGGCCGGTTCACCGTTTCGGGCCAGGTGGTCGATCCTCTCGGTGTGGAAAAGCTGATCCTGAGAATTGAAGGCACTTCCGGCTTGGAGTTTGCCGAGGATGAAATCGAGCTTGCGGCCGATGGTGCGTTTCTGTTCGAGGTGACACTGAAAGGAATCCGCAGTCATACCCTGCAACTGTCAGTCACCGGTCACACGGGTGCGCAGGCGATCCAGATCCTCACCGGCACCGTGCGTTATCCGAGCGACTACTGGTCCCTGCTCGACGACATCGACCACCGCATGGAGCAGGAAAAACAGCAGTGGCTCGACCGGGTGGAGGATTACATGCAGACCGGTTCGCAGTTCGACGAAGCCACGCTGAACACGCTCCACCAGGAGTTGGAAACCGCACTGGACCCCATCCGCAATGATAAGGAAACCGGTGTGCGGAATTTAATGGACTCGTTCGCCGCGTTCTGGACTGCGGGCGAATCTCGTCCGTTGCCGGCGGTGCTCCCGGACACGGCCCGTTACCGTCTCACGGCCATCGACTGCACCGCGCCGCCCGCGGAAACGGGGACCGTCGAGAACGTTCCCTTCGTGCTCAGCAACAACGGTGGCGAATTGGTTTCCATCGACCCAGAAGCATTCTGTGTATTGTCCCGTTACGGGTTCTGGCCGGACAGCCAACAATCGCCTCCCGGTCGCGTGAAAGATCACGTGTTCCGCCTGGAAAACGAGGTGGACCACGATCCTCATTTGAACGCGGCGTATCCGGACTGCCCGTTTGAGATTCCCCTGTTCCGGGTTTCCGTCACCGGCGAGCCGTATTGTTTTCTCTCTTATGAAAGAAACCCGGATACCGGAGAGCCGCAGGGAGTGCGCAACCTGGAACACGAGTTCGAGGCCGCCGTCACCGGCGACGGCGCCGGGGACGTCCGTCGTTTTGCCTGGGAGGTGATTTACGGTCCGAAGCTCGGCGGCATCGTCATCGATCCGTATGGATCGAAACAGGAGAAAGCCCGCGTGCGCGCCTTCAAGCCCGGTGAATACGTGATTGCCGCGCGCGCCATCACCGACCATGAAAATCCGCTGGCGATGGGAACGTTCCGCTTCCAGGCGGTGGAAGTGGGCTTCGAATTGTCCAGCGACGCGTTGGGCGATGAAGACCCGCACGCCACGGAGCAGGACACGGCCCCGGTCCTGTCCCTCGATCAACGGGTGCTGGATGTGTCCGGCCATGTTGATTTCAAACTGGAAGGGGGACGTCATACCCGCTGGACGCAGTTCGTGTTCCGTCCCGTCATCAACTGGAGAGGACGCGGCGCGGCGGGACCTCACCGTGAAAATGACGCCTTCTCCACGCAATATTCCCTGGGAAGGGATCCTTCGGAACGGATTCGCGTGGAAGGGACGGTCGAAAGCATCAGCTATTACGGATCCAACGGTCCGATTGATGTATCGCGACTGAATCTCACCCGTACCATCGACGACATCCAGCTGCGTCCGGGGGAAGCGGACAAGGTGGAGGCGCGCCTGCAATATCCGGGGCGGCCCCGCAGTAACGAGTGGGTGGAGATCCACGAGTTTACCAGCAACGGCCGCGACGTTTACAACGATCCCGCCGCCAACAGTGCCGCCAACTCCTGGGGCAAGTTCGCCATGGATTGGTCGCGGTTCAAGGCCGATGCGCCGGACCGCATCGAGCGTCTCGGCATTTCCCTGCGGGTCCACGACCGGTTCGGCAACCTCCTGCCCGTGGGCACGCCGATCAATGCCGACCTGTTTGGCGACGGCTCCCTGGGTCTGGGAAGCCGCGCCGGTGCGCGCGACGAGGCCGAGATCAACGAACACGGCACCGCCCACTTCCAGTACGAGCCGGGAGAAGGGACCGACTCAGGCCAGTCCGTTCTGAAATCCCTCATCAAGTTCACCATCGGCAACAAGGTATTTTTTCTCGGCGACAAACTCGCCGCCGCTCAATTCGAATTGATTCCCATCCATGGAGAGTCCGACCTGCGTCCGCGCGGCATCACTTCCCTCACCAGCAACGAACGGTTCTCCATCGACGTCCGCGTTTATCTGGATCAACAGGGACAGCAGGTGAACCTGCCCGCCGGGACGGAAGTGCACCTGCGCGTTTCCGATGGTTCCGTTCAGGACAAGAACAACAAGTTCGGGCCCAACGCGGTGGTGGAGCTCAACGGCCAGGGCCGGGCGCGCATCACGCTCACTCCCGTCTGCTACAACGCCGACGGATCGCGCAACATCCTCAAGTTCGACGCCTGGGGACGCGCCAATCTGCATGTGGCCGTGGGCGGCGGGGCGGCGATGTTTGAAGTCGATTACGACAGCGTCCGTTCCATCGAACGCAGGTTGCGCCTGTTGTTCGCCGGCATGCCCTTCGTCGAGCAGAGAACCTTCCAGTGGGTGGCGCGGCCGGCGGACGTCCTCGGCACGCCGGTCACGGCCCCCGGTGCCAACGATCCCGTCGAAGTGCACGGCGCGGCCAACAAAACCGGATTGATCGAGTTGCGGCAACGCCTGCAGGTGAAGAACATCGTCCACTTTTCCCTTTCGGGAACGGCTGACAGCAACCCGAATCCGAGCTTCAACAACCTCGCTCCGGCGGACCCGCAGTTGCCGTTCACCTCGACCCTGGAAACCCAGGGGCTGACCCCCGGCATTTATGGCCACACCAGTCTGTCCACCCGGCTGGCGCCGCCGTTGGGAACCGATACCGCCGCGCTTCGGGTGACCCCCGGTGTGGTCGGCACCCACATGGGGACGGCTCTGGGTGCGTACCGCTATGGAGCGTCCATGCCTGCGTCTCCCGGGTTCGAGTTTTCGATCATTCTCCGCGGCGATCCGCGTTGTATCTGCGAATGCATCAAGATCGAAGGCAGTCGTGCCAACGGCGACCGGTTACCGGAAAAAGGATTCTTGAAATTGTCCTTTGTTGACAACGATCAGGTCATCACCCACGTGAAAGTGGAGTTCGAAGCGGAAGGGTGCCGGGGGCTGGGCCGCGCCCGCATGCGCCGGTTTGTCAAATCCGTACCCACCCGCCAGTGGATTGCGGTCAAGGTGCAGGTCGAGCCGAACATGCAGGAAAACAAAACCTACGTGCGGATGACCTTTGGCCGCGGTGCGGGTGCCCAGACCTATGTCCGGGAGATCAGCGGCTTCAACTTTCTTCCGGGCCCCGTGTACCACATGTCCGTGGGCATTCCCGACCGCGGCGCATGCTGGTTGCACGAGTTCAAATACAGTTACCTGCAATCGGACACGTTGAACTTCGTGCGGCAGGACGGCATGCGCACGCCGTGGGTCGTCACCCACTTCGATGGAAGCGTGCAACGCTACCAGGTCGATCGCCAGACGCCGCAAACCGATTACGAGTTTCACAACAACCCCATCGCGCCGTGGGGCAAGATGACCTTCGGTTACTGCGATTCAACGGATTGGGAATCGGCGGACATCGCCGCGTTGAGTCCGGAGGCGGTGCGCGTGTTTCATTACGTGTCGGATCTGGCCAACGGCGTGTTGTTCGGAGAAAGCCGGACCGTTGTCGGGTTCGCCGGGGATTTCGGTGCGGGCATGCTGGGCTGGGGGGATTTGCGCGACATCATCAAGAACCTGGCCTACTGCGTGCCGGGCGGACGGGAGCCGGACTGGAAGGTGTTCTGGCTTTCGGTTCTGGGACTGGGACTGGACGTCGCGCAGTTCTTCACCGCCGGGGCGGCGGCCGCGCCGAATGCGGTGGTGGCGGTGATCAAACAACTCATGTCCCTGGCGCGCCGCCTGGCGACACCGGAGAGCATGCGCGTGGCCCGCTACATTGGCTACTACGCACGGAAACTGCTGGTGGAGATGCACGGCATCCGCATCGGTCAGGCCGTGCAGGTGGGTGTCACCATCAACGAGCTGTCGGGGTTGAAGCGATTGCTCGGCGAGGATTTCATCGAGTTTTTCTTTGAGGGCATGGACAACCACCTGAACGAAATCATGGGGCACTTCCAGGGTGTGCCGTATCCGGGGCCGCCGGACTTCAACACCACACCCGCCGCGCTGGCGTTGGCAGGCGCCACCCCGGCCATCAACGATGCCCTCCGCACCGTCACCACGCGCATTGAAATCCTGGCAAAGATGTTCAATCCCGCGATCTTCAGTGCGGAGCATATTCAGGAGTTGTGCGGGTTCTTCCGCCGCCTGCGGGGCACCACCAATGTGCGCGATGAAAAACTCCTGCGTATGCTGGAAACCGTTTACGACTCGGATGTGGCCGGGTCTTCCAGCGCCATGAAGTGGAACATTCATCTGCGCGGCCCCAACCAGCGTCTTCGGGCAAACATCATCCTCGGTCAATCCATGGGATTCCTGTCACGGTTTATGGAGGATGCGGCTCCCAAAATCAGTCCCACCGCTTTGCGCGGGCTCATGGCTTTCACCGCGGCTTCCGGCCCCCACCGCGCGGTGAAGCTGATCAAAAACTTCTGTCCCGACGGCAAAATCACCAAGGAGCTGATTGAAGTCCTGCAGGACTGCGATCACGCCCGCCGCCTGGTGCAGGACCTGCGTCCGCTGGATTTCGCCGGCAATCCGATGACACTGGAAGCCAACGATCGCTTGCGCATCCTGCACGATTTGTGGAGCGGACTGGCGGCGCGGTCGCCCCAGCGCAAGCCGCGGTGGAGAAACATCAACGGCGTTCTGGGTGAGTTGAAAACACTCAGACGTTTCGGGGAACGAATTCGCTACGTGTCGCCGCTGGGCCTGAACGCCGCCGGACGGCCGTTGAAGCTTCAGGATTTCCTGTTCAGCCCGGAGCACGCCATCGAAGTGAAATCGGTGATGAGCGGCCGCGACCTGTTCATGAAAATCGCGCGCATGAAACGGCAGATCACCAGATGGGTGCGGATCAACCACCAGCGCCACCGGATCAATACCGGATCGGGGGGTGGTCCTCAATTGCCCGTTGTCAGCGAGCTGACTTACATTCTCGTGATTCCAAAAGCGTCTCGAAGGCGGGCCACCGTCATAGAGAGGGAACTGCGCGATCACATCAACGCCCTGTTCGATATATACGACGACTCCCCCGTCGTCCCGTTATTAAACCTTGAAACCATCCGGCGTTGA
- a CDS encoding tyrosine-type recombinase/integrase has translation MGSTKPGNQKVKITKSTVDAFPIPESGQAFLRDTFLKGFGLRATASGSKAFIIEKRVNGKVKRKTLGRFGELTVEQARKMALQYLGKVAQGIDPQAESRQRRLHSTTLKQAYKQFLKARKNLKPRTLYDYERLMEVAFEDWAQKPLVEISKSMVAEKHRALGDKRGPAYANLSMRFLRSVLNFAMAHYDSENGHSILLENPVCVLTRTRAWYRLERRRTVLKSHQLPAWFQAVDTLRGPEKSYFSRTVGDYLIFLLFTGLRRQEAAKILWENVDFKDRSVLIQDPKNSIPLTLPLSGFLRDLLHSRFEERINEYVFPGKEGEGYLIEPKRQIAHVIKEFKADFVLHDLRRTFITVAESLNISPYTIKRLANHKLRDDVTAGYIISDIERLRKPMEEISQFLLDSSGPFKQNPTYSPSQPGPKPASRMQFFEQP, from the coding sequence ATGGGGTCTACAAAACCCGGCAATCAGAAGGTCAAAATCACCAAGTCCACGGTCGATGCGTTCCCTATTCCAGAAAGCGGCCAAGCCTTCCTGCGTGACACTTTCCTTAAGGGGTTTGGCCTTCGCGCCACCGCCTCCGGCTCCAAAGCCTTCATTATAGAAAAACGGGTCAACGGCAAGGTCAAACGGAAAACCCTGGGCCGCTTTGGAGAGTTGACCGTGGAGCAGGCCCGCAAGATGGCCCTGCAATACCTGGGGAAGGTGGCTCAGGGGATCGATCCCCAAGCCGAGAGTCGCCAGCGTCGTCTGCACAGCACCACTTTAAAACAAGCCTACAAGCAATTCTTAAAAGCCCGAAAGAACCTCAAGCCCCGAACCCTTTACGATTATGAGCGGCTTATGGAGGTGGCCTTTGAGGATTGGGCCCAAAAGCCCCTGGTGGAGATTTCCAAATCGATGGTGGCCGAAAAACACCGAGCCCTGGGGGATAAGCGGGGGCCAGCCTATGCCAACCTCTCCATGCGGTTTTTAAGGTCCGTCCTCAATTTTGCTATGGCCCACTACGACAGTGAAAACGGCCATTCCATTCTCTTGGAGAATCCGGTCTGCGTTCTCACCCGAACTCGGGCTTGGTATCGATTGGAACGGAGGCGCACGGTTCTAAAATCTCACCAGTTGCCGGCATGGTTCCAGGCGGTGGATACTTTGAGAGGTCCGGAAAAATCTTATTTCTCAAGAACGGTGGGGGATTATTTGATCTTCCTGCTCTTCACAGGCCTCAGGCGCCAGGAAGCGGCCAAGATCCTTTGGGAGAATGTGGATTTTAAGGATCGATCGGTATTGATTCAAGACCCTAAAAACTCAATTCCTCTTACTTTGCCTCTTTCTGGTTTCCTGAGAGATTTGCTTCATTCCCGGTTTGAAGAAAGAATCAACGAATACGTTTTTCCGGGAAAGGAAGGGGAGGGGTACCTGATCGAACCCAAGCGCCAAATTGCCCATGTGATAAAGGAGTTCAAGGCAGATTTTGTCCTTCATGATCTCAGGCGTACTTTTATCACGGTTGCGGAAAGCCTCAATATTTCGCCTTATACCATCAAAAGACTGGCCAATCATAAACTGAGGGATGATGTGACGGCCGGTTATATCATTTCAGATATCGAACGCCTCCGAAAACCGATGGAAGAGATTTCACAATTTTTATTAGATTCCTCAGGCCCCTTCAAACAAAATCCCACCTATTCCCCTTCCCAACCAGGCCCCAAGCCTGCCTCCCGTATGCAGTTCTTTGAACAACCGTGA
- a CDS encoding helix-turn-helix transcriptional regulator, translating to MDNNLLTTKQAAKFLGVSEAFLERDRWAGAKIPFVRIGSRAVRYELSALEAYVKSCIRKSTSDN from the coding sequence ATGGACAATAACCTCTTAACTACCAAACAGGCAGCAAAGTTCCTCGGTGTCAGTGAAGCCTTTCTTGAGAGGGATCGTTGGGCAGGCGCAAAAATCCCCTTCGTTCGTATTGGCTCGCGGGCGGTCCGATATGAGTTGTCCGCCTTAGAGGCATACGTAAAGTCCTGCATAAGAAAATCAACTAGCGACAATTAA